One Mycobacterium kubicae genomic window carries:
- a CDS encoding glycosyltransferase gives MRVAVVAGPDPGHSFPAIALCQRFAAAGDTPTLFTGAEWTDAARAVGIDAVELDGLVAEDDDVDAGARIHRRAARMAVLNVPALRDLAPELVVSDVITAGGGMAAELLGIPWIELNPHPLYLPSKALPPIGSGLAPGTGIQGKLRDTVMRAFTARSWRAGLRQRSAVRVEIGLPARDPGPLRRLIATLPALEVPRPDWPAEAVVVGPLHFEPTQRVFDIPPGDGPVVVVAPSTVVGGTTGVPELALQCLIPGDTLPAGSRLVVSRLGGADLQVPPWAVVGLGQQSELLTHADLVVCGGGHGMVSKTMLAGVPLVVVPGGGDQWEMANRVVRQGSGRLIRPLTSEALVAAVGEVLSSPRYREAAQRAAASVAGVADPVRVCHEALALAG, from the coding sequence GTGCGCGTCGCCGTGGTCGCCGGGCCGGACCCCGGCCACTCGTTCCCGGCGATCGCACTGTGCCAGCGCTTCGCCGCCGCCGGCGACACGCCCACCCTGTTCACCGGTGCTGAGTGGACCGATGCTGCCCGCGCCGTCGGTATCGACGCCGTCGAACTGGACGGCCTGGTGGCCGAGGATGACGACGTCGACGCTGGGGCGCGGATTCACCGGCGCGCGGCCCGGATGGCGGTGCTCAATGTGCCCGCCCTGCGCGACCTGGCGCCCGAGCTGGTGGTGTCCGACGTCATCACCGCCGGTGGCGGCATGGCCGCCGAGCTGCTGGGCATTCCGTGGATCGAACTCAACCCGCATCCGCTGTATCTGCCGTCCAAGGCTCTGCCGCCGATCGGTAGTGGGCTGGCTCCCGGCACCGGAATTCAGGGCAAGCTGCGCGACACCGTGATGCGCGCGTTCACCGCGCGTTCCTGGCGTGCCGGACTGCGGCAGCGCTCGGCGGTGCGGGTGGAGATCGGACTGCCGGCCCGCGATCCAGGACCGTTGCGACGTCTGATCGCCACGTTGCCCGCCCTGGAGGTGCCGCGTCCGGATTGGCCCGCCGAAGCCGTCGTGGTGGGGCCGTTGCATTTCGAGCCGACGCAGCGGGTCTTCGACATCCCGCCAGGTGACGGGCCGGTGGTGGTCGTCGCGCCGTCCACCGTGGTGGGCGGAACCACCGGCGTGCCCGAGTTGGCGCTGCAGTGCCTGATCCCGGGAGACACGCTGCCGGCCGGGTCGCGGTTGGTGGTGTCGCGGTTGGGTGGAGCGGATCTGCAGGTGCCGCCGTGGGCGGTGGTCGGATTGGGTCAACAGTCGGAGCTGTTGACCCACGCCGATCTGGTGGTCTGCGGGGGCGGACACGGCATGGTGTCCAAGACGATGCTGGCCGGGGTTCCGCTGGTGGTGGTGCCCGGCGGCGGCGATCAGTGGGAGATGGCCAACCGGGTGGTGCGGCAAGGCAGCGGGCGGCTCATCCGGCCCCTGACCAGCGAAGCTCTGGTCGCGGCGGTGGGCGAGGTGTTGTCCTCGCCGCGCTATCGGGAGGCCGCGCAACGGGCCGCGGCGAGCGTCGCGGGGGTCGCCGATCCGGTGCGGGTGTGCCACGAAGCGCTTGCTTTAGCCGGTTAA
- a CDS encoding DUF3046 domain-containing protein, whose product MRLTEFHERVTLRFGAAYGASVLVDHVLSGFGGRTAAQAIEDGVEPRDVWRALCADFDVPREQW is encoded by the coding sequence GTGCGGCTGACGGAGTTCCACGAGCGGGTCACCCTGCGATTCGGCGCTGCTTATGGCGCGTCGGTGTTGGTCGACCATGTGTTGTCCGGTTTCGGTGGCCGCACCGCCGCGCAGGCGATCGAGGACGGTGTCGAGCCCCGCGACGTGTGGCGGGCGTTGTGCGCCGACTTCGACGTGCCTCGCGAGCAGTGGTGA
- a CDS encoding (2Fe-2S)-binding protein, with product MDISAQLAEVSTYGGFFALPVGGDSAGWHPVTQSYADGFTDLIDATVQRYRTTELRVGASLVHLGHAARLWSPVLACVVGHGVLPDLTGLQRADDGTQLRLPEPVGQPVSVSPDLLYGAVVRDHMEPFAAGLRVKLAPALLSGNIASALVGASRALLRARPDLREAVVEVTGDLLAFGCLAGAGVMGPDLAFRRRSCCLFYRIPGGGMCGDCPL from the coding sequence ATGGACATCTCCGCGCAGCTTGCCGAAGTTTCCACCTATGGCGGTTTTTTCGCGCTGCCCGTCGGTGGCGATTCAGCCGGATGGCATCCGGTCACCCAGTCGTACGCCGACGGTTTCACCGATCTGATCGACGCCACCGTGCAGCGTTACCGCACCACCGAGCTGCGCGTCGGCGCCTCCCTGGTTCACCTCGGCCATGCCGCGCGATTGTGGTCCCCGGTGCTGGCATGCGTCGTGGGCCACGGCGTCCTTCCCGACCTCACCGGCCTGCAACGCGCCGACGACGGGACGCAGCTCCGGCTACCTGAGCCCGTTGGGCAACCCGTCTCCGTCTCCCCCGACCTGCTGTATGGCGCCGTCGTTCGGGACCACATGGAGCCGTTCGCCGCCGGCCTGCGCGTCAAGCTGGCGCCCGCGCTGCTGTCCGGGAACATCGCGTCGGCGCTGGTCGGAGCCTCGCGCGCGTTGCTTCGGGCACGGCCTGACTTACGCGAGGCGGTCGTCGAGGTCACTGGCGACCTGCTGGCCTTCGGCTGCCTGGCCGGTGCGGGCGTCATGGGCCCGGATTTGGCGTTCCGGCGTCGCAGCTGTTGCCTCTTCTATCGCATCCCCGGCGGCGGCATGTGCGGGGACTGCCCGCTGTAG
- the recA gene encoding recombinase RecA — MAQAPDREKALELAMAQIEKSYGKGSVMRLGDEVRQPISVIPTGSIALDVALGIGGLPRGRVVEIYGPESSGKTTVALHAVANAQAAGGVAAFIDAEHALDPDYAKKLGVDTDSLLVSQPDTGEQALEIADMLIRSGALDILVIDSVAALVPRAELEGEMGDSHVGLQARLMSQALRKMTGALNNSGTTAIFINQLREKIGVMFGSPETTTGGKALKFYASVRMDVRRIETLKDGTNAVGNRTRVKIVKNKVSPPFKQAEFDILYGRGISREGSLIDMGVDQGFIRKSGAWFTYEGEQLGQGKENARNFLLENADVANEIEKKIKEKLGIGAVVTDDGVLPAPVDF, encoded by the coding sequence ATGGCGCAAGCCCCCGACCGCGAGAAGGCCCTCGAACTGGCAATGGCCCAGATCGAGAAGAGTTACGGCAAAGGCTCGGTGATGCGCCTCGGCGACGAAGTGCGTCAGCCGATCTCGGTCATTCCGACCGGGTCCATCGCACTGGACGTCGCCTTGGGCATCGGCGGCCTGCCGCGGGGCCGAGTGGTGGAGATCTACGGCCCGGAATCCTCGGGTAAGACCACCGTGGCACTGCACGCGGTGGCCAACGCTCAAGCCGCCGGAGGTGTCGCGGCATTCATCGACGCCGAGCACGCACTGGACCCCGATTACGCCAAAAAGCTCGGTGTTGACACCGACTCCCTGCTGGTCAGCCAGCCGGACACCGGTGAACAAGCGCTCGAGATCGCCGACATGCTGATCCGCTCCGGCGCGCTGGACATCCTGGTCATCGACTCGGTGGCCGCACTGGTGCCACGCGCCGAACTCGAAGGCGAGATGGGCGACAGCCATGTCGGGCTGCAGGCCCGGTTGATGAGCCAGGCGCTGCGGAAAATGACTGGCGCACTGAACAATTCGGGCACAACCGCGATCTTCATCAACCAGCTCCGCGAGAAGATCGGCGTCATGTTCGGCTCGCCCGAAACGACGACCGGCGGTAAGGCGCTGAAGTTCTACGCGTCGGTGCGCATGGACGTGCGGCGGATCGAGACGCTCAAGGACGGCACCAACGCGGTCGGCAACCGCACCCGGGTGAAGATCGTCAAGAACAAGGTGTCGCCGCCGTTCAAGCAGGCCGAGTTCGACATCCTCTACGGCCGCGGCATCAGCCGGGAAGGCTCGCTGATCGACATGGGTGTGGATCAGGGCTTCATCCGCAAGTCCGGCGCCTGGTTCACCTACGAGGGTGAGCAGCTGGGCCAGGGCAAGGAGAACGCCCGCAACTTCCTGCTGGAGAACGCCGACGTGGCCAACGAGATCGAGAAGAAGATCAAGGAAAAGCTTGGCATTGGCGCAGTGGTGACCGATGACGGTGTCTTGCCCGCCCCCGTCGACTTCTGA
- the recX gene encoding recombination regulator RecX, which yields MTVSCPPPSTSEPSREEQARALCLRLLTARSRTRAELSGHLAKRGYPDDVSNRVLDRLAAVGLIDDVDFAQQWVSSRRAKAGKSKRALAAELHTKGVDNDVITAVLAGIDAGAERERAEELIRTKLRRETLGEDDTRVTRRLVALLARRGYSQSVACEVVFAELAAERERRRV from the coding sequence ATGACGGTGTCTTGCCCGCCCCCGTCGACTTCTGAGCCATCCCGCGAAGAGCAGGCGCGGGCGCTGTGTCTGCGCCTGCTCACCGCGAGATCTCGGACGCGAGCCGAGCTGTCCGGTCACCTGGCCAAGCGCGGTTATCCCGACGACGTCAGCAATCGAGTCTTGGATCGGCTGGCGGCGGTCGGCTTGATCGACGACGTCGACTTCGCCCAGCAGTGGGTGTCGTCGCGGCGAGCGAAGGCCGGCAAGAGCAAGCGCGCGTTAGCGGCCGAACTGCACACCAAGGGCGTCGACAACGACGTGATCACCGCGGTACTGGCCGGCATCGACGCCGGCGCCGAGCGGGAACGGGCCGAGGAGTTGATCCGCACCAAGCTGCGCCGCGAGACGCTGGGTGAGGACGACACGCGGGTCACGCGGCGGCTGGTGGCGCTGCTGGCCCGACGCGGTTACAGCCAGAGCGTGGCATGCGAGGTGGTCTTCGCCGAGCTGGCCGCCGAACGGGAGCGCCGCCGCGTGTAG
- the miaB gene encoding tRNA (N6-isopentenyl adenosine(37)-C2)-methylthiotransferase MiaB, translating to MTSTVAQTGVAGNAVPSVGRTYQVRTYGCQMNVHDSERLAGLLEAAGYRRADDGADADVVVFNTCAVRENADNKLYGNLSHLAPRKRGNPDMQIAVGGCLAQKDRDTILRKAPWVDVVFGTHNIGSLPTLLDRARHNNVAQIEIAEALQQFPSTLPSARESAYAAWVSISVGCNNTCTFCIVPALRGKEVDRSPDDILAEVKTLAQAGVLEVTLLGQNVNAYGVSFADPTVARNRGAFAELLRACGRIDGLERVRFTSPHPAEFTDDVIDAMAQTPNVCPALHMPLQSGSDRVLRAMRRSYRADRYLGIIERVRAAMPHAAITTDLIVGFPGETEEDFAATLDVVRQARFAAAFTFQYSKRPGTPAAELAEQLPKAVVQERYDRLIELQEQISLDENRAQIGQTVELLVATGEGRKDNLTARMSGRARDGRLVHFTADRETPARPGDIVTATVTDAAPHYLIADAGILTHRRTRAGDMHEAGQRPNGVGLGMPGVGQPTTTAGGCR from the coding sequence GTGACTTCGACGGTGGCTCAGACGGGTGTGGCGGGCAATGCCGTGCCGTCGGTTGGGCGCACCTACCAGGTCCGCACCTACGGCTGCCAGATGAACGTCCACGACTCCGAGCGCCTGGCCGGCCTGCTCGAAGCGGCGGGGTACCGGCGCGCGGACGACGGCGCCGACGCCGACGTCGTGGTCTTCAACACCTGCGCGGTCCGCGAGAACGCCGACAACAAGTTGTACGGCAACCTCAGCCACCTGGCGCCGCGCAAGCGCGGCAACCCCGACATGCAAATCGCTGTCGGCGGCTGCCTGGCGCAGAAAGACCGCGACACCATCCTGCGCAAGGCGCCGTGGGTGGACGTGGTGTTCGGCACCCACAACATCGGCTCGCTGCCGACACTGCTCGACCGAGCCCGGCACAACAACGTTGCCCAGATTGAGATCGCCGAGGCGCTGCAGCAGTTCCCCTCCACGCTGCCCAGCGCCCGCGAATCTGCTTACGCCGCATGGGTTTCCATCTCGGTCGGATGCAACAACACCTGCACCTTCTGCATCGTCCCGGCCTTGCGCGGCAAAGAGGTCGACCGCAGCCCCGACGACATCCTGGCCGAGGTGAAAACGCTCGCCCAGGCCGGAGTGCTGGAAGTGACCCTGCTCGGCCAGAACGTCAACGCCTACGGCGTCTCGTTCGCCGACCCCACCGTGGCGCGCAACCGCGGCGCGTTCGCCGAACTGCTACGCGCCTGCGGCCGCATCGACGGCCTGGAGCGGGTCCGGTTCACCTCGCCGCACCCCGCCGAGTTCACCGACGACGTCATCGACGCGATGGCGCAGACCCCGAACGTGTGCCCGGCGCTGCACATGCCGCTGCAGTCCGGATCGGACCGGGTGCTGCGCGCCATGCGGCGCTCCTATCGAGCCGACCGCTACCTCGGCATCATCGAGCGGGTGCGCGCGGCCATGCCGCACGCCGCCATCACCACCGACCTGATCGTCGGCTTCCCCGGTGAAACCGAGGAAGACTTCGCCGCCACGCTCGATGTGGTTCGCCAAGCCCGCTTCGCGGCCGCCTTCACCTTCCAATACTCCAAGCGGCCCGGCACCCCGGCCGCCGAACTCGCCGAGCAGCTACCCAAAGCCGTGGTGCAAGAACGCTACGACCGGCTGATCGAACTGCAGGAGCAGATCTCCCTGGACGAGAACCGGGCCCAAATCGGGCAGACCGTCGAATTGCTCGTCGCCACTGGGGAAGGGCGTAAAGACAACCTGACCGCGCGGATGAGTGGACGGGCCCGCGATGGCCGGCTGGTGCACTTCACCGCCGATCGGGAAACCCCGGCGCGCCCCGGCGACATCGTCACCGCGACGGTCACCGACGCCGCCCCGCACTACCTCATTGCCGACGCCGGCATCCTGACCCACCGCCGCACTCGTGCCGGCGACATGCACGAGGCCGGGCAGCGGCCAAACGGTGTCGGTCTGGGAATGCCCGGCGTCGGGCAACCCACCACCACGGCCGGAGGATGCCGATGA
- a CDS encoding DUF349 domain-containing protein, with the protein MTADEPRIDESNQPPGPQAAPLPSPAPRPVPGPIPRPGPRPGARPVARSTTHPAPIHPHNDPHRFGRVDDDGTVWLVTAAGERVIGSWQAGEPEAAFAHFGRRFDDLSTEVTLLEERLASGTGDARKIRASAAALAETLPTATVLGDVDALAGRLSAIREQADSIAAAERSKRDEYRASQTARKEALAAEAEELAANSTQWKTAGDRMRAILDEWKTISGLDRKVDDALWKRYSAARDNFNRRRGAYFADLDRERSGVKQAKERLCKRAEELSDSTDWGPTSAEFRKLLTEWKAAGRASKDVDDALWRRFKAAQDIFFAARNAATAAKDAELRANASAKEALLAEAEKLDPSNHDAARAALRSIAEKWDAIGRVPRERSAELERRLRAVEKKVRDAGEADWSDPQAQARAEQFRTRAEQFEQQAAKAAAAGRTKEAEEAKANAEQWRQWAQAAAQALTRRS; encoded by the coding sequence ATGACGGCTGACGAGCCCCGTATCGATGAATCGAACCAGCCGCCAGGACCGCAGGCCGCGCCGCTGCCGAGTCCCGCGCCCCGTCCCGTTCCCGGGCCGATACCCCGACCGGGACCGCGACCCGGCGCCCGCCCGGTAGCGCGATCCACCACTCACCCGGCGCCGATACACCCGCACAACGACCCGCACCGGTTCGGCCGCGTCGACGACGACGGCACCGTGTGGTTGGTGACTGCCGCCGGTGAACGCGTCATCGGCTCCTGGCAGGCCGGCGAGCCCGAAGCCGCGTTCGCCCATTTCGGCAGGCGATTCGATGACCTGAGCACCGAAGTGACCCTGCTCGAGGAGCGACTGGCTTCCGGGACCGGTGATGCCCGCAAGATCAGGGCCAGCGCCGCAGCGCTGGCTGAGACGTTGCCGACGGCCACCGTGCTGGGCGACGTCGACGCACTGGCGGGCCGGCTCAGCGCGATTCGAGAGCAGGCGGACTCGATCGCCGCCGCCGAGCGCTCCAAGCGCGACGAATATCGAGCGTCGCAGACCGCCCGCAAGGAAGCGCTGGCCGCTGAGGCCGAGGAATTGGCCGCCAACTCCACCCAATGGAAGACGGCCGGGGACCGGATGCGGGCCATCCTCGACGAATGGAAGACGATCAGCGGTCTGGACCGCAAGGTCGACGACGCCCTGTGGAAGCGCTATTCGGCGGCCCGGGACAACTTCAACCGGCGCCGCGGGGCCTACTTCGCCGATCTGGATCGGGAGCGATCCGGGGTGAAGCAGGCCAAGGAACGACTGTGTAAGCGGGCCGAAGAGTTGTCCGACTCGACTGACTGGGGCCCCACCAGCGCGGAATTCCGCAAGTTGCTGACCGAGTGGAAGGCCGCCGGGCGCGCCAGCAAGGACGTCGACGACGCCTTGTGGCGGCGCTTCAAAGCCGCGCAGGACATCTTCTTCGCCGCCCGCAATGCGGCCACCGCGGCCAAAGATGCCGAGTTGCGGGCCAACGCGTCGGCCAAGGAGGCGTTGCTGGCCGAGGCGGAGAAGTTGGACCCCAGCAACCATGACGCCGCCCGGGCGGCGCTGCGTTCGATCGCCGAGAAGTGGGATGCGATCGGCCGGGTGCCGCGGGAGCGGTCCGCCGAGTTGGAGCGACGTCTGCGGGCGGTGGAGAAGAAGGTCCGCGACGCGGGCGAGGCGGACTGGTCGGACCCGCAGGCGCAAGCCCGCGCCGAGCAGTTCCGCACCCGGGCCGAGCAGTTCGAGCAGCAGGCCGCCAAGGCCGCGGCCGCCGGCCGGACCAAGGAAGCCGAAGAGGCCAAGGCCAACGCCGAGCAGTGGCGCCAGTGGGCGCAGGCGGCAGCCCAGGCGCTGACCCGCAGGTCTTAG
- a CDS encoding DMT family transporter, whose translation MTKVEIAALLALVAALISGIGDVIRQRCAQEITEEEVGHVDLLRLSLRDVRWWIGGVAAVVSAALQAVALGLGSVVLVQALQVTALLFALPVYAWLTKHGLSRREWGWALLLAAAVAIFVIVGEPAAGYQRASLGAWAVVAVILGPAMVLCVLGARIWSGAVAAVLLSVVSAASWALFAVLTKAIVGVIGGGLTALLGTPEFYAWVLVAALGTVFQQSAFRAGALTASLPTMTVAEPVIASLLGVTVLGETLGAGGLELVTLVAAIVLIVAATTALARGEAASVASDEAGEADLPHLSPSAYTARP comes from the coding sequence ATCACCAAGGTCGAAATCGCCGCGCTGCTCGCGCTGGTCGCGGCACTCATCTCCGGTATCGGCGACGTGATTCGCCAGCGTTGCGCGCAGGAGATCACCGAGGAGGAGGTCGGCCATGTCGACTTGCTCCGCTTGTCCTTGCGCGACGTTCGATGGTGGATCGGCGGTGTCGCGGCCGTAGTCAGCGCCGCCCTGCAGGCGGTCGCGCTGGGGTTGGGGTCGGTGGTGTTGGTGCAGGCGCTGCAGGTGACGGCCTTGCTGTTCGCGCTGCCGGTATACGCGTGGCTGACCAAACACGGACTCAGCCGCCGGGAATGGGGCTGGGCGCTGCTGCTGGCCGCAGCGGTGGCGATCTTTGTCATCGTCGGTGAGCCCGCGGCCGGTTACCAACGGGCTTCCCTGGGCGCCTGGGCGGTAGTGGCCGTCATCCTCGGTCCGGCCATGGTGCTGTGCGTTTTGGGTGCGCGAATCTGGTCCGGCGCAGTGGCCGCAGTGTTGCTGTCGGTGGTGTCAGCGGCGTCGTGGGCGCTGTTCGCCGTGCTGACCAAGGCCATCGTCGGGGTGATTGGCGGTGGCTTGACCGCGCTGCTGGGCACGCCGGAGTTCTACGCCTGGGTACTGGTCGCCGCATTGGGCACGGTGTTTCAGCAATCGGCGTTTCGTGCCGGTGCGCTGACTGCCTCGCTGCCGACGATGACGGTCGCCGAGCCGGTGATCGCTTCGCTGCTGGGAGTCACCGTGCTCGGCGAGACACTCGGAGCCGGCGGCCTGGAACTGGTCACCTTGGTCGCGGCCATCGTCCTGATCGTGGCGGCAACGACCGCATTGGCCCGCGGCGAGGCCGCGAGCGTGGCCAGCGACGAGGCCGGCGAGGCCGACCTCCCGCACCTGTCACCCAGCGCTTACACAGCTCGCCCATAG
- a CDS encoding DMT family transporter: MSKVEIAAIIALFAALASATGDVIRQRSAHQITDKEVGHLALFGMSLRDTRWWLGGMAAVLNYSLQALALAWASVMLVTALQVTALLFALPIYARVAHHRITRYEWLWALVLATALALVISVGDPSAGHQRASLHTWIIVGAVMGPLLVLCVVLARIFAGRPVAAILLAVVSGSSLALFAVLTKGVVEVLEDGFGAVLRAPEFYPWLLVALVGMVFQQSAFRAGALTASLPTMTVAKPVVATILGVTVLGETLHVQGPEVVVLIAAVAVVITATVALARGEAATMVAETGLDKLNDNEPLADPVVAVEGRP, from the coding sequence ATGTCAAAGGTCGAGATCGCGGCAATCATTGCGCTGTTCGCCGCGCTGGCGTCTGCGACCGGTGATGTCATCCGGCAGCGGTCGGCCCACCAGATCACCGACAAAGAGGTCGGCCATTTGGCGCTGTTCGGGATGTCGCTGCGCGACACCCGCTGGTGGCTCGGCGGCATGGCGGCGGTGCTCAATTACAGCCTGCAGGCCCTGGCGCTGGCCTGGGCGTCGGTGATGCTGGTGACCGCGCTGCAGGTGACAGCGTTGCTGTTCGCGCTACCGATCTACGCCCGCGTCGCCCATCACCGCATCACCCGCTACGAGTGGCTGTGGGCGCTCGTGCTGGCCACCGCATTGGCTTTGGTGATCAGCGTCGGTGACCCGTCGGCCGGCCATCAGCGCGCGTCGTTGCACACCTGGATCATCGTCGGCGCGGTCATGGGGCCGCTGCTCGTGCTCTGCGTGGTGTTGGCGCGGATCTTCGCTGGCCGTCCGGTGGCCGCGATCCTGCTGGCCGTGGTGTCCGGTTCGTCGCTGGCGCTGTTCGCCGTCCTGACCAAAGGTGTCGTGGAGGTACTCGAAGACGGCTTCGGCGCGGTGCTGCGGGCACCGGAGTTCTATCCGTGGTTGCTGGTCGCCTTGGTCGGCATGGTGTTTCAGCAATCCGCGTTCCGCGCCGGCGCGCTGACGGCGTCCCTACCGACGATGACGGTGGCCAAGCCCGTGGTGGCCACCATCCTGGGCGTCACCGTGCTCGGCGAAACCCTGCACGTCCAGGGCCCCGAAGTGGTGGTGTTGATCGCTGCCGTGGCAGTGGTGATCACGGCGACGGTCGCACTGGCCCGCGGTGAAGCCGCCACCATGGTCGCCGAGACCGGCCTGGACAAGCTCAACGACAACGAGCCACTCGCCGACCCGGTCGTCGCCGTAGAGGGTCGGCCGTAG
- the miaA gene encoding tRNA (adenosine(37)-N6)-dimethylallyltransferase MiaA, with product MRPLAIIGPTGTGKSQLALDVVEHLAAEVAAEVVNADATQLYRGMDIGTAKLPVAQRRGIPHHQLDVLDVTQTASVARYQQAAAADIEAIAARGAVPVVVGGSMLYIQSLLDDWSFPATDPSVRAKWEQRLAEVGVAGLHAELARRDPAAAAVILPTDPRRTVRALEVVELTGQPFAASAPRIGPPRWGAAIIGLDCETTILDERLQRRTLTMFDDGLVDEVRGLLDHGLRDGVTASRALGYAQVIAALDAGGGPDRLHEAQEQTFIGTRRYVRRQRSWFRRDHRVHWIDVGRADRAVDDALRVWRDVT from the coding sequence ATGAGGCCGCTGGCCATCATCGGGCCCACCGGCACCGGCAAGTCACAACTAGCACTTGACGTCGTCGAACACCTCGCCGCCGAAGTAGCCGCCGAGGTCGTCAACGCCGATGCCACGCAGCTTTATCGCGGCATGGACATCGGGACAGCGAAACTGCCCGTCGCGCAGCGCCGGGGCATCCCGCATCACCAACTCGACGTCTTGGACGTCACGCAGACCGCTTCGGTCGCCCGCTACCAGCAGGCGGCAGCCGCCGATATCGAGGCGATTGCGGCCAGGGGAGCGGTGCCCGTGGTGGTGGGCGGGTCGATGCTCTACATCCAGTCTTTGCTCGACGACTGGTCTTTCCCGGCGACCGACCCAAGCGTGCGCGCCAAGTGGGAGCAGCGGCTGGCCGAAGTCGGCGTGGCCGGTCTGCACGCCGAACTCGCGCGCCGCGACCCGGCGGCGGCCGCGGTCATCTTGCCCACCGATCCGCGCCGCACGGTGCGGGCGCTGGAGGTGGTCGAACTCACCGGCCAGCCGTTCGCCGCGTCCGCACCACGCATCGGCCCGCCGCGCTGGGGTGCCGCGATCATCGGATTGGATTGTGAGACAACAATTTTGGACGAAAGGCTGCAGCGGCGCACCCTGACGATGTTCGACGACGGCCTGGTGGACGAGGTCCGCGGCCTACTCGATCACGGCCTGCGTGACGGCGTCACCGCTTCGCGGGCCCTGGGTTATGCCCAGGTGATCGCGGCCCTGGACGCCGGTGGTGGTCCGGATCGACTGCACGAGGCGCAGGAGCAGACGTTCATCGGCACGCGGCGCTATGTACGCCGACAACGCTCGTGGTTTCGCCGGGACCATCGCGTGCACTGGATCGACGTGGGCAGAGCCGATCGCGCCGTCGACGACGCACTGCGGGTGTGGCGGGACGTAACCTGA